One genomic window of Tenacibaculum tangerinum includes the following:
- a CDS encoding Na(+)-translocating NADH-quinone reductase subunit A: MSKDIRIKKGLDIKLVGEAEQVTTVLSLGSAFAVKPDDFHGVIPKILAKEGTEVKAGEALFYSKSDERILFPSPVSGKVSEIVRGARRKVLAIKITADAQQEYKDFGKKDVDAMSGEEVKNHLFASGCWPFVKQRPYDIIANPNQAPKAIFVSAYASAPLAADYDYTLKGKEAALQAALTALTKLTTGKVHVSIGKNATLSPFKDLKGIELHKVSGPHPAGNVSTQIAQIDPINKGEVVWVVSPQDLVVIGELLLTGKFNNTRTIALAGSKFNKPQYVTAKAGAQIADIVKGNLEASNARIISGNVLSGLEVNEDGFLGYYDNLITAIPEGDDYEFFGWNKPVFDKVSTSRAFTFSWLNPKKKYDLNTNTNGEHRAFVVTGSYEEVFPLDIYPMQLLKACMYKDLDEMEGLGAYEIAPEDFALTEFICVSKQPHQKIIREGLDLMREELG, translated from the coding sequence ATGTCAAAAGACATCCGTATTAAGAAAGGCTTGGACATCAAGCTAGTTGGCGAGGCAGAACAGGTAACTACCGTACTTTCACTAGGTAGTGCTTTTGCAGTAAAGCCAGATGATTTTCACGGCGTTATTCCTAAAATTTTAGCTAAAGAAGGTACAGAAGTAAAAGCAGGAGAAGCACTTTTTTATTCAAAAAGTGATGAGCGTATTTTATTTCCTAGCCCTGTTAGCGGAAAAGTTTCTGAAATCGTTCGTGGAGCACGAAGAAAAGTTTTAGCAATTAAAATCACTGCTGATGCACAGCAGGAATACAAAGATTTTGGTAAAAAAGATGTAGACGCAATGTCTGGAGAAGAGGTGAAGAATCACTTATTTGCTTCTGGTTGCTGGCCGTTTGTAAAGCAACGTCCGTACGACATCATTGCCAATCCAAATCAAGCACCAAAAGCAATTTTTGTATCAGCCTACGCAAGTGCACCTTTAGCAGCCGATTATGATTATACTTTAAAAGGTAAAGAGGCAGCATTGCAAGCAGCATTAACTGCGTTAACAAAATTAACTACAGGTAAAGTGCACGTTTCTATTGGGAAAAATGCAACACTATCTCCGTTTAAAGATTTAAAAGGGATTGAGTTGCACAAAGTTTCAGGACCACACCCAGCAGGAAATGTAAGTACTCAAATAGCACAAATCGACCCTATTAATAAAGGAGAAGTAGTGTGGGTAGTAAGCCCTCAAGACTTAGTAGTAATAGGTGAGTTATTGCTAACAGGTAAGTTTAACAATACCCGTACCATCGCATTAGCTGGATCTAAATTCAACAAGCCTCAATATGTAACTGCTAAAGCAGGAGCACAAATTGCAGATATTGTTAAAGGAAATTTAGAAGCAAGCAATGCTCGTATCATTAGTGGTAATGTATTGAGTGGCTTAGAAGTAAACGAAGATGGTTTCTTAGGATACTACGACAACCTCATTACGGCAATTCCAGAGGGAGATGATTATGAATTCTTTGGATGGAACAAACCTGTTTTTGATAAGGTTTCTACTTCTAGAGCATTTACGTTTTCTTGGTTAAATCCGAAGAAAAAATATGACTTGAATACGAATACCAACGGAGAGCACAGAGCTTTTGTAGTAACAGGTTCGTATGAAGAGGTGTTTCCGTTAGATATATATCCGATGCAATTACTAAAAGCTTGTATGTACAAAGACCTTGATGAAATGGAAGGTTTAGGAGCTTACGAGATTGCACCTGAAGATTTTGCGTTAACAGAATTTATTTGTGTATCTAAACAACCTCACCAAAAAATAATTCGTGAAGGATTAGATTTAATGAGAGAAGAATTAGGATAA